In Arachis hypogaea cultivar Tifrunner chromosome 2, arahy.Tifrunner.gnm2.J5K5, whole genome shotgun sequence, a genomic segment contains:
- the LOC112726803 gene encoding probable auxin efflux carrier component 1b: MPAIVAKSISILSDAGLGMAMFSLGLFMALQPKIIACGNTVASFAMAIHFLTGPAVMAVASIVVGLRGVLLHIAIVQAALPQGIVPFVFAKEYNVHPDILSPGVIFGMLIALPITLVYYILLGL, encoded by the exons ATGCCTGCCATTGTTGCCAAATCAATATCAATTCTATCTGATGCAGGCCTTGGCATGGCCATGTTTAGCCTTG GGCTATTTATGGCATTGCAACCAAAGATCATTGCCTGTGGAAACACGGTCGCTTCATTCGCTATGGCGATTCATTTCCTCACCGGCCCTGCAGTAATGGCTGTAGCATCAATTGTGGTAGGACTAAGGGGAGTTTTGTTGCACATTGCCATTGTAcag GCTGCCCTGCCTCAAGGAATTGTACCCTTTGTGTTTGCTAAGGAATACAACGTTCATCCTGATATATTAAGCCCAGG GGTTATATTTGGGATGCTAATTGCTCTTCCTATTACTctagtttattatattttgttGGGGCTGTGA